GCACGGCCAGATAGACTTTTTTTGCGCCACCGTCGAGAAAGCGCTCGACAATTGCCTTGCCAATTCCGCGGTTTGCTCCAGTTACAAGGGCAGTTTTTCCTTCGATTGAAATGCTCAATTCCGTTCTCCTGTGAAGGGTTGATCAATATTGTACCGATCGGTAAGGTTTGAGCTAAGTCTTACCGATCGGTACAATATTGTCAAAACAATTTTTGGGAGATTGCCAATGGCGGGACGCAAGCCGGAGTTTGATAAGGCGCATGCGTTGGAATCAGCAACGAAAGTCTTTTGGAAAAAGGGCTATGTGGGCGCCTCAATGGCGGACCTGACCAAGGCTATGGGGATTAACAAGCCAAGTCTGTATTCTTCCTTTGGCAATAAAGAGAAACTGTTTGTTCTTTCATTGGGGCAATACCTGGATAGATATGCCAAAGATCGTATGCAGTTCCTGACGGAAGAGGGAGTGCCGTTACGGCAGCGATTGCATAGTTATTTGTTGGCTACCGTTAAAGGGCAAGCGGGGGAGGGAACCCCGAGGGGTTGTTATCTGGCGTTTGGATTATCAGAAACTGCCGGTGACGCTTTGCCCTCTGATGCCATTGACGCTTTAAAAGCTGCTGATGCAGAAGCGGTAAAGCAACTGGTTGACTTGTTTCGTTTTGATAAAGAGTCCCAGGCTATAGGGCTTGATCGGCGTGCCGAGGAGTGCGCTATGTACCTGATTACCCTGCTGCATGGCACAGCATCGGTATTGCGATCCGGGCGAGAACTCAAGGAGGTGGAACCCTCTTTGGAGTTTGCACTTAATGGATTGGGGCTGGAGGCGTGATGGAAGTGGAAATTTAGACCTCTGAGTATTCAGAGGTCTAAATTGAGCTTTAGAAGCGGCGACGGAACATGGGCAGCGGTTGGTCTACCCCTGTTTGGTAGCTATCGCCAAAATCGCTCATCGAGTCTTTAAGGCTTGCCAGAGGCTGCTCGCCTTCAAATGCGTAGGCATTGAAGCCGCAGCGTTGTAAATAGGTCAGCTGGTCTCGCATAAACCCGCCTACTGCGCGTAACTCTCCGGTAAAGCTGTAGCGCTCGCGCAGCATACGGCCTGCGGTAAAGCCTCGACCGTCGGCAAATGCCGGGAAGTGCACGGCAATTACCGGCAATTTGGCAGCTTCTTCCGCAATTTGCTCGGCACCTTCTTCACTGTCCAGCCAAACACCGACTTCGTCACTGCGGGATGACAGCGCATCGCGATGCGCCAGCCACTGTCGCAGTGGCAGGATAATTTTGCCGGAGGGCAGGGTGCTTGGGTCCAACTCCTCTCCCGCTTCCAGTTGGGGTACCAGCTGCCATTCGTTGGTCTTTACTTCACCATCGATGATCAGTTCTGCGGGGTTGCCCGGCTGTGGGCCCAGTTTAGCTGGCTTTGGCATAAACTCTCTCCTTGAAGGGCTGAAGGCCGATGCGGTTGTAGGTGTCGATAAAGGGCTCTTCCGTTTGGCGTTGCTCGACATAGAGGTCGAGGATTTTGCTGATCACGTCTGGCACTTCAGCGCGGGAGAAACTGGGGCCCAATACCTTGGCCAGGCTGGCCTCGTTGGATGCACTGCCGCCCAGCTGAATCTGGTAGAACTCTTCCCCTTTTTTGTCGACGCCGAGGATGCCGATATGTCCCACGTGGTGGTGGCCACAGGCATTCATACAGCCAGATATATTGAGGTTGAGATCACCCAGGTCGTACAGGTAGTCCATATCGTCAAAGCGACGCTGGATGGCTTCGGCTACCGGGATGG
This DNA window, taken from Microbulbifer sp. MKSA007, encodes the following:
- a CDS encoding TetR/AcrR family transcriptional regulator, producing MAGRKPEFDKAHALESATKVFWKKGYVGASMADLTKAMGINKPSLYSSFGNKEKLFVLSLGQYLDRYAKDRMQFLTEEGVPLRQRLHSYLLATVKGQAGEGTPRGCYLAFGLSETAGDALPSDAIDALKAADAEAVKQLVDLFRFDKESQAIGLDRRAEECAMYLITLLHGTASVLRSGRELKEVEPSLEFALNGLGLEA
- a CDS encoding DUF934 domain-containing protein, producing MPKPAKLGPQPGNPAELIIDGEVKTNEWQLVPQLEAGEELDPSTLPSGKIILPLRQWLAHRDALSSRSDEVGVWLDSEEGAEQIAEEAAKLPVIAVHFPAFADGRGFTAGRMLRERYSFTGELRAVGGFMRDQLTYLQRCGFNAYAFEGEQPLASLKDSMSDFGDSYQTGVDQPLPMFRRRF